The genomic interval TGCCCGCCTCAGAACATGCCCACATCGTCTCCCCATTCGATTCCGCCAGTCGCCGGTCAAACGGCGTCCCCTCTCGTTGCGCAACCAGCGGTTGTTCCACCGGAGCTGAAGCAGCCACCGCGTACAACAGCAACGGGGCAACAGAGCGTTCCCCGCGGAAAGATCATGATCGTGGACGACGAGATTGCGAATGTTCTGGTCGCAAAGAAACTGTTGACACAAGCGGGATACACTGATTTTGAAACGACCACCGATTCGACGCTCGCAGTCGGAATGGTGCACCATTGCATGCCGGATGTCCTGCTGTTGGACATCAACATGCCCCATGTCGACGGCATTTCGATCCTCAAACAAGTTCGCCAGGTCGAGAGATTTCGACACCTGCCGGTACTGATCTTGACCGCCAATGGCGATTCGGAAGTCAAACTAAAGTGTCTGGAACTGGGGGCGACGGACTTTTTGGTCAAGCCGGTCGATCCGGTGGAGTTGGCCCCTCGTGTTCGCAACGCCTTGCTCAGCAAAATCCACCAGGATCAGTTGGCACACCACGCCGCAAAACTAGAGGAAACCGTTCGGCAGCGGACACGTGAGCTGGAGCTTTCTCGCCGCCAAGTGATCTACTGCCTCGCCCGCGCCGCAGAGCTTCGTGACAACGACACGGGCAACCACGTCATTCGCGTCGGACGATACGCGGGCATCATCGCTGCAAGTCTCGGTTTGCCAAAACGATTCGTCGCCGACATCGAACTGGCGGCACAGTTGCACGACGTCGGCAAGATCGCTGTGCCCGACGCCGTCTTGCTGAAACCCGGGAAGCTTGAACCGGAAGAATTCGAGATCATCCAAACGCACGTCAAGCACGGCCGGCAAATCATCAATCCATTCATGGGACATGACGCACGGGCGATGCGTAGCCATGTCGAGTCGGGTGCCGAAATGCTGCGTGACGGCAGCTCCCTGATGCGTTTGGCTGCGACGATCGCTCAAACTCACCACGAAAAATTTGACGGATCTGGGTATCCGATCGGACTTGCCGGAGAAGACATCCCGTTGGAAGGACGCATCACAGCGGTGGCCGATGTTTTTGATGCACTTTCGTCCGAACGCCCCTACAAGAAAGCGCTCGCTCGCGAAAAATGCTTTGAAATTCTTGAAGAGGGACGCGGAACCCACTTTGATCCCAAAATTCTCGATGCGTTCTTTGCAAGCGCAGCCGAAATTGTGCGAGTCCAAGTCGAGTACATGGACTGCTGATCGCCCACACGGGCCTTCTGATCAGCGATAATGCTCCCGACCAGCCATCCTCTCCGGCCGGCGATTCACCCCAGGAGCCCACGTCATGAATACCAACGAACCCAAACGCTGCCTGCCGTTGGGACAGAACCGTTCCGTCAGTCGTCGCGATGCGTTGATCGCGGGACTCTCCGCGTCTGGCGTCGCCGCTGCATCACTGATCACCACGCAGTCCAGCTCGGCACAGGACAACGCAGACACACCAGGGCACAGCAAAGGCGACGATCGCAAGTCATCGCCCAAACGCTTTGCGGCACGGAAATCGATCAACCTGTGGGCGTTTCCTTATCCTGAACGCATGACACTACGCGAGTGCCTGCAGTTGGCCAAAGACGCCGGATTCGACGGCATCGAACTGAACTATGACTTGGACAATGATCTGTCGCCCAAAGCAAACGGCAAGGAGCTCGCCGCGATCCGTCACATGGCCGACGAGATCGGCATCGAAATCAGCGGCCTGTGCTCATTTCTATTTTGGCCCTATCCCCTGTCGAGCCTCGACCCGGCCAAACGCGGACGCGGAATCGAATTGGCAGGCATGATGGCGGACGCCGCCGCAACCATGGGCGTTGAGAACTTGCTCGTCGTCCCAGGTGCAGTCCATATTCCCTGGCGAGACGACCACCAACCAGTGCCCAACGACGTCTGTGAAAAACTCGCACGCGAAGCCGTGGGCAAGTTGGTCGCCGGCGCGGAGAAGAAGAAGGTTTCCTTGAATATGGAGAATATCTTTTTCAACGGATTCTTGATGACGCCGATGGAAATGAATGACTTCGTCGATGGATTCAGCAGCGAAAACGTGCAAGTGCACTTTGA from Stieleria varia carries:
- a CDS encoding HD-GYP domain-containing protein, giving the protein MPTSSPHSIPPVAGQTASPLVAQPAVVPPELKQPPRTTATGQQSVPRGKIMIVDDEIANVLVAKKLLTQAGYTDFETTTDSTLAVGMVHHCMPDVLLLDINMPHVDGISILKQVRQVERFRHLPVLILTANGDSEVKLKCLELGATDFLVKPVDPVELAPRVRNALLSKIHQDQLAHHAAKLEETVRQRTRELELSRRQVIYCLARAAELRDNDTGNHVIRVGRYAGIIAASLGLPKRFVADIELAAQLHDVGKIAVPDAVLLKPGKLEPEEFEIIQTHVKHGRQIINPFMGHDARAMRSHVESGAEMLRDGSSLMRLAATIAQTHHEKFDGSGYPIGLAGEDIPLEGRITAVADVFDALSSERPYKKALAREKCFEILEEGRGTHFDPKILDAFFASAAEIVRVQVEYMDC
- a CDS encoding sugar phosphate isomerase/epimerase family protein, giving the protein MNTNEPKRCLPLGQNRSVSRRDALIAGLSASGVAAASLITTQSSSAQDNADTPGHSKGDDRKSSPKRFAARKSINLWAFPYPERMTLRECLQLAKDAGFDGIELNYDLDNDLSPKANGKELAAIRHMADEIGIEISGLCSFLFWPYPLSSLDPAKRGRGIELAGMMADAAATMGVENLLVVPGAVHIPWRDDHQPVPNDVCEKLAREAVGKLVAGAEKKKVSLNMENIFFNGFLMTPMEMNDFVDGFSSENVQVHFDTGNISMFQHAEHWVPILGKRTKNIHFKEFTKKGTDYSLETFRPLLDGTTNWPEVMTQLDAIGYEGYVTFEYFHPYPHYPEALIYQTSDSLDRILGRV